The following are from one region of the Thermodesulforhabdaceae bacterium genome:
- a CDS encoding ribbon-helix-helix domain-containing protein produces the protein MPTSKITITIDNNLLREIDLLVKSNLFPNRSRAIQEAIVDKLKRLKKTRLSRECAKLDPDFEQDMAEEGFSVEIDEWPGY, from the coding sequence ATGCCAACTTCAAAAATTACGATTACAATTGATAATAATTTGTTAAGAGAAATTGATTTGCTTGTGAAATCTAATTTATTTCCAAATAGAAGTAGGGCAATTCAAGAAGCCATAGTCGATAAACTCAAAAGATTAAAAAAGACCCGATTGTCACGAGAATGTGCTAAACTTGATCCTGATTTTGAACAGGATATGGCAGAAGAAGGATTTTCAGTGGAGATAGATGAATGGCCAGGATATTGA
- a CDS encoding type II toxin-antitoxin system PemK/MazF family toxin: protein MARILRGDICWADLNPVIGAEQGGLRPVLILSHDIFNERSGTVIAMAITSQEQKAGFPLTFELSKTRLPKRSWVKISQIRTLSIKRIRGKITRVSPEELDMIIDGLNEIIGG, encoded by the coding sequence ATGGCCAGGATATTGAGAGGAGATATTTGCTGGGCTGATTTAAATCCTGTAATAGGCGCTGAGCAGGGCGGTCTTCGCCCTGTTCTTATTTTAAGTCATGACATTTTTAATGAAAGATCAGGTACTGTTATAGCAATGGCAATAACAAGCCAGGAACAAAAAGCAGGATTTCCTTTAACTTTTGAACTCTCCAAGACAAGGTTACCTAAAAGGTCCTGGGTTAAAATAAGCCAGATTCGAACGTTATCGATAAAAAGGATAAGGGGAAAAATTACAAGAGTTTCTCCTGAAGAACTTGACATGATTATTGATGGATTGAATGAAATAATTGGTGGTTAA